Proteins co-encoded in one Gopherus evgoodei ecotype Sinaloan lineage chromosome 4, rGopEvg1_v1.p, whole genome shotgun sequence genomic window:
- the DIO3 gene encoding thyroxine 5-deiodinase → MLHSLGVHTLQLLTQVAACILLFPRFLLTALMLWLLDFLCIRKKVLLIGSRAEEEASPGQEPPPDDPPVCVSDSNRMFTLESLKAVWHGQKLDFFKSAHVGSSAPNPEVIQLDGQKRLRILDYARGKRPLILNFGSCTUPPFMARLRSFQRLAAHFVDIADFLLVYIEEAHPSDGWVSSDAAYQIPKHQCLQDRLRAAQLMQEGAPGCPLAVDTMDNASSAAYGAFFERLYIIQEEVVMYQGGRGPDGYKISELRSWLDQYKTRLQSPSTVVIHV, encoded by the coding sequence ATGCTCCACTCCCTCGGCGTTCACACCTTACAGCTGCTCACCCAGGTCGCTGCCTGCATCCTCCTGTTCCCCCGCTTCCTGCTCACCGCGCTGATGCTCTGGCTCCTGGATTTTCTCTGCATCAGGAAGAAGGTGCTGCTGATAGGCAGCCGGGCTGAGGAGGAAGCCAGCCCTGGCCAGGAGCCACCCCCGGACGACCCCCCGGTCTGTGTGTCCGACTCCAACCGCATGTTCACCCTGGAGTCCCTGAAAGCCGTGTGGCACGGGCAGAAGCTGGACTTCTTCAAGTCAGCCCACGTGGGCTCCTCCGCTCCCAACCCCGAAGTCATCCAGCTGGACGGGCAGAAGCGGCTCAGGATCCTGGACTACGCCCGAGGCAAGAGACCCCTGATCCTGAACTTTGGGAGCTGCACCTGACCCCCCTTCATGGCTCGCCTGAGATCCTTCCAGCGCCTGGCTGCGCACTTCGTGGACATCGCTGACTTCCTGCTGGTGTACATCGAAGAGGCTCACCCCTCCGACGGCTGGGTCAGCTCGGACGCAGCTTACCAGATCCCCAAGCACCAGTGCCTCCAGGACAGGCTGAGGGCGGCTCAGCTGATGCAGGAAGGGGCGcctggctgccccctggcagtggaCACCATGGACAATGCTTCCAGCGCTGCCTATGGCGCCTTCTTTGAAAGGCTCTACATCATCCAGGAGGAGGTGGTGATGTACCAGGGAGGCAGAGGACCAGACGGCTACAAGATCTCCGAACTCCGGAGCTGGCTCGACCAGTACAAAACCCGGCTCCAGAGCCCCAGCACGGTGGTCATCCACGTGTAA